CGGCGTCCCGACGTACAGCCCGCCGCCGAGCGGAGCGCCCAGCGAGTCGCCGACCGACGGCGGCGGCTTCGGCGTCGGTAACCAGGCGAAGCGCGAGTGAGACCGGTCGCTCCCAGCCGGGAGGACCCGATCGCACGGGGGGCCAGCGAGCTGATCGGCGGGCCGGTCGGGGTACACGCGACCCGGGACCGGTGGTGGTGGACGCCGCTTCGGGTCGCGCTCGGCCTGACGGTGCTCGGCTGCGTTTTCGGCTACCTGCAGAAGTCGCCGTGCCTCACCCATCCCTACACCAACGACTACCAGTACACCCGCCTCTGCTACACCGACACTTACGTCCTCTACACGAACGAGGGCCTCAACGCCCGCCGGAACGCGGCAGGCCAGGTCGTCGGCTCCGTGGGTGTTCCCTACCGCGACCACCCGGTGGAGTACCCGCCGGTGATCGGTGGGCTGATGTGGGCCGCGGCCGAGGTGACCTCGGTGCTGCACGGTGGCGGCGCGGATCCGAACGGCACGCGCGCCGAGACGTTCTTCGACGTGACGGCGCTGGGCCTGGCGGCGCTGGCGCTGGTCTCCACCTGGACCGTCGCGCAGCTGGTCGGCCGGCGTCGTGCCTGGGACGTGGTCATGGTCGCCGCGTCGCCGGTGCTGCTGATGCACGCCTTCACCAACTGGGACCTCGCCGCGGTCGCGCTGACCGGCGTCGGGCTGTGGTTGTGGAGTCGAGGCTCGCCGGCCTGGGCGGGTGTGGCGCTCGGCGTCGGCATCGCCACCAAGCTCTACCCGATGCTGGTCCTGGTCGCTCTCGTGCTGCTCTGCGTCCGGGCGCAACGGGTGCAGGCCGCCGCCCGCGCAATCGGTGGCGCCGCCGCCGGGGTGGTCGCGGCGTACCTGCCGGCGATCGTGCTGTCCTACCAGACGCCGGGTTCGGTGTTCCATTCGGCGTTCCTGTTCCCGTCGGCGTCCTGCGATGCCGCCTACCCGTTGCGCGGCTGGCGCTGGTTCCTGTCGCTGTCCCAGACGCGAGGCGCCGACTGGGGAAGCATCTGGCTGGTGCTTCAGCACTGGTTCCACGGCTCGACGCTGGGCTCGCCGGCGCAGTGCGGTGCGGCCCCGAAAGACTTGAACCTGCTGTCCGCGCTGGCGGTGCTGGCACTCGTGGCGGGGGTCGCCGTCCTGATCTGGCGGGCGCGGCAGCTGCCGCGCGTCGGTCAGATCTCATTCCTGCTGGTGGCCGGCTTCATCATGCTGAACAAGGTCGACTCGCCGCAGTACGCGCTGTGGCTGGTGCCGCTGGCCGTGCTCGCCCGCCCCCGCTGGGCCTCGCTACTGGTCTGGCAAATCTCGGAGGCCGTGCTCGGTGCGGCGAACCTGTACACGCTGATCTCCCTCGACCATTCCGATCAGGGGTTGCCGATGGGCACCTATCTGATCTTCATCGGGATCCGCGACGTGGTGCTGGTCTGGTTGATGGCGCTCGTCGTCCGCGAGGTGCTCGAGCCCGGCTTGGACATCGTGCGTCGCGACGGCGTCGTCGACCCGGCGGGCGGAGTGCTCGTTAGTGCGTGACCGCGAGGCCCTGGCCACCTGGTGGTACAGCCGGCTTGCGGTGTTCGTGGTGTCGTTCGCGTCGTTGTGGATGCTCGGCGACACGACCGCCGGTGACGTCCCGTCGTACCTGTCGCGGTGGGACCAGTGGGACGCACACCTGTTCCTCGACCTCGCGAAGTACGGCTACCGCGGCTACCGGACGAAGACCACCGACGTCCACCTCGAGGCGTTCTTCCCAGGCGAGCCGATGGCGATGCGAGTCGGTCACGCGCTCACCGGAAGCTGGGTTGCCGGAGCGCTGCTGGTGTCCGCCGTCGCGGGGGCGTTCGCGATGGTGGCGCTGTCGCGACTCGGCGAGCTCGACGGCGGCGGGGTGGTCGGCTCACGCGCGGTGCTCTACCTCGTGCTCTCGCCGTACGCCGTCTTCCTGGCCGCCGGGTACTCCGAGTCGCTGTTCCTGGCGTTCGCGCTGTCGTCCTGGCTCGCCGCGCGTCGCGGCCGGTGGCTTGCCGCCGGGCTGCTCGCCGGCGGCGCCGCCTTCATGCGCATCGACGGGTTGTTCCTCGGGGTTGCCCTGGCGGTGGAATGGCTGGTGACGAGCCGCCCGTACCGATGGCGTACGGCGCTGCCGCTCGTCGCGCCGTGGGTGGTCACGGCGGGGTTCTTCGGCTACCTGTGGTCGGTCACCGGTGACTCGCACGCGTGGTTCGACGCGCAACGCGACGGCTGGGGCCGCAAGCTCACCGCGCCGTGGACGGCATGGCACACCACCTGGTCAGCGGCGATGTCGCCGGGCCAGGGGTCGGCGTACGAATGGTCGTTTCGCGCCGAGCTGCTCGCCGTCGTCCTCGGGGTGGCGCTGACCGTGCTGCTGCTGGCGATGCACCGGTGGGGCGAGGCCACGTTCGTCGGGCTGCAGGTGGTCGCGCTCGGCTGCTCGGCCTACTACCTGTCGGTGGCACGAGCGACGCTGCTGTGGTTCCCGCTGTGGCTGCTGCTCGCTCGCGCCTCGGTGAGCCGACCGTGGCTGCACAAGGCCTACCTCGCGACCGCACCGGCGTTGATGGCCGTCGCCGTGGTCACGTTCACCAGCGGACGCTGGGTCGGCTGACGCACCATGGTGGGGTGACGCGGAGCTGGCGGTGGCTGACCGGGCTGGCGCTCGCGCTCGCCGGTTGCGGTGCCGGTCTGGTCGCGTTCGCCTCCGCGGCGTCGGCGCAGTCGTGCGGCAGCATCACCGTCTCCCAAGGGCGGGGGCTCTCACTCGACGTCTCCTCGGTCCTGGTTCCGACGGGCGGGTGCGTCCGGTTCGCGAACCTCACCGACGTCACCGTCACGGTGAAGGTCTCCGACTCCTCGTTCTCGACTCGCCTCCCCGCGAAGACGCCGGCGTCGGCGTCGGCGGCGTTCGTCGCGACGCACGGCGCCACGGTCACCG
The sequence above is a segment of the Mycobacteriales bacterium genome. Coding sequences within it:
- a CDS encoding mannosyltransferase family protein, whose amino-acid sequence is MRDREALATWWYSRLAVFVVSFASLWMLGDTTAGDVPSYLSRWDQWDAHLFLDLAKYGYRGYRTKTTDVHLEAFFPGEPMAMRVGHALTGSWVAGALLVSAVAGAFAMVALSRLGELDGGGVVGSRAVLYLVLSPYAVFLAAGYSESLFLAFALSSWLAARRGRWLAAGLLAGGAAFMRIDGLFLGVALAVEWLVTSRPYRWRTALPLVAPWVVTAGFFGYLWSVTGDSHAWFDAQRDGWGRKLTAPWTAWHTTWSAAMSPGQGSAYEWSFRAELLAVVLGVALTVLLLAMHRWGEATFVGLQVVALGCSAYYLSVARATLLWFPLWLLLARASVSRPWLHKAYLATAPALMAVAVVTFTSGRWVG
- a CDS encoding glycosyltransferase 87 family protein, coding for MRPVAPSREDPIARGASELIGGPVGVHATRDRWWWTPLRVALGLTVLGCVFGYLQKSPCLTHPYTNDYQYTRLCYTDTYVLYTNEGLNARRNAAGQVVGSVGVPYRDHPVEYPPVIGGLMWAAAEVTSVLHGGGADPNGTRAETFFDVTALGLAALALVSTWTVAQLVGRRRAWDVVMVAASPVLLMHAFTNWDLAAVALTGVGLWLWSRGSPAWAGVALGVGIATKLYPMLVLVALVLLCVRAQRVQAAARAIGGAAAGVVAAYLPAIVLSYQTPGSVFHSAFLFPSASCDAAYPLRGWRWFLSLSQTRGADWGSIWLVLQHWFHGSTLGSPAQCGAAPKDLNLLSALAVLALVAGVAVLIWRARQLPRVGQISFLLVAGFIMLNKVDSPQYALWLVPLAVLARPRWASLLVWQISEAVLGAANLYTLISLDHSDQGLPMGTYLIFIGIRDVVLVWLMALVVREVLEPGLDIVRRDGVVDPAGGVLVSA